GGCATCGACACGCACTGGATCTGGCAGGAAGGGCGCGAGAGGCTGACGGTTGAACCCCAGCAGATAGTCGGGGGATGCATTGACCTGCCGAAGAAGCCGGGGCTGGGCGTTGAGGTTGACATGGAGCAGATAAAGAAGGCTAATGCTCTGTACTTTGAGCACGGGCTTGGGGCGCGTGATGACGCAATCGGAATGCAGTACCTTATTCCGGGCTGGAAGTTCGACAACAAGAAGCCGTGCCTTGTGAGGTAACGGAAGACTGTGAAGGTTTCCCCTGTCAGCAACGGCGGGGGAAATTTTTTGAGGAGGAGACACAATGACGAGCAACAAAGCCCTTCACGCGGCATCCTTAGCCCAGCAGGATGAGTTCTACACGCAGTACACCGACGTTCAGGAGGAGCTCGGCCACTACTGGGAACACTTTCGGGGCGCAAAGATTCTGTGCAACTGCGATGACCCATTCGAGAGCAGCTTCTTCAGGTATCTCGCGCTTCAGTTCTCGTATCTTGGCATCAGGAAGCTCACGGCAACCTGTTACGCGGGAAGCCCCATCGCCCAGCAA
This window of the Synergistaceae bacterium genome carries:
- a CDS encoding modification methylase, which encodes MTSNKALHAASLAQQDEFYTQYTDVQEELGHYWEHFRGAKILCNCDDPFESSFFRYLALQFSYLGIRKLTATCYAGSPIAQQ